In Drosophila busckii strain San Diego stock center, stock number 13000-0081.31 chromosome 3R, ASM1175060v1, whole genome shotgun sequence, the sequence GCAAATCACGCGACTCCTGTTCAATGGTGGCATGATCCAGGCCACAGCTATAGCCCGTGTTGCCGGTATCATTAAAACGATTGGAATCATATTCGCCAGCGTCAGTGGCGCCATAGCCATAGTTGCTCTGCTTCTCGGCGCGCTCATAGGCATTGCCGCCAGCAAATTTGCTCTTGCGTTCACACTCCAGTTGCTTCACTTTATCTTGCAGCGTTTGCAGTTTACTGCGCAGCTCGGATTTCTCACGCTGTGTTGACTTTAATTGGCGGTTGAGCTCCTCCTCCACGCCTCCTCCATTGCCATTACCATTGTCATTGCCTTTATCGCCGCTCTCCTGCTGCCACTTGGCTATGCGCAGCTGCGACTCCAATGCTGAACGCTGCACCTCTAGCTCGGTGACCTGCTCCTGTAGCCGCTGATTGCCATCGAGCTGTGCCTGCTGACTGCGTCGAAGCTCATTAAGATTGGTTTGAGCGCTATCCAGACGCTCGTTGAGTATGCGCTTCTCATTCTCCGTCGTTTGCAGTGtcttttgcagcagcttcaacttatCCTCATTGGCCTGGGCGCAGTGTCCTTGCTCTgagagttgctgctgttgggtcTTGAGTTCGCCGCGCAGCTGCGTCTCACTCAAAGCGGATTTCTGCAAACGCTCCTTGAGCTGATCAACTGCGGACTTGAGTGCGCTGCAGCGATCCTCAAGCTGTGCCTGTGCGCGAGTTTGCTGCTCCAAGCGTTCGGAGACTTGGCGCAAATTACAATCCTTCTCCTGCAGCGCCATCTGCAGGCGCGTTAGATCACCTTCTAAAGCAACACGCTGCAGATCCAACTTGGTGGCACGTCCCTCTACCTTGGCCAGCTCTTCCTGCAGCAGACGTTTGTCGTGATCCAACTTTCCGCACTGCTGGCGGCATTTCTCTAGACGTTCTTCATTTTGTCCATTCTCCTCAGAAGTGGCGGCCAACTGCAGTTCGGTTTGAGCCAAACGCTCGCGCAACACCTGACACTCATCGGAGCGCTGTTTGAGCTTCTCATCCAGCGCTTGCAGTGCAGAGATTTTCATCTTACGATCTGTTTCTAGATTGCTCTTCTCCTCCTGCAGTTGACGCAGCATGGCCTGCAACTTGCCCAGCTTGGCGTCACagcgtagctgctgctctgccgcATCTTGCAGTTGCTTCTTAGCCACGCCCAGCTGCGACTTATAGTCATCCTTTTCACGCTCCAGCTGCGCCACCTGGTGCATTAGATTGCGCACACCCTTGCGTACCAAATCCGGATCAACATCAATGGGCCCGTCCGGGCACTGCGAAGTGCTGCGAGTATCATAGTCGCCCATGCTGCGCGAGGGGCTATAACGACGTGCTGGACTCAACAGACGATGGGAAAGATTAACGCTGCCATCCACTTGAATGCCCGCAATGCGCCGCAGTGTGTGCACCACGGAGCTCAACTTGTGCTCGGAGTCACGCTTGTGCAGCTCCACGCAGGCCAGCTGCTCATCTAGCGCACGTATGCGTCCTTCGGCGCCGCCCAGGCGTGCCTTCAACTCTTGTATCTGCTGTGTGGCATCCGCCAGGCACACCTCGAGATTATGCTTCTGATCCTCGAGACGTTTCTCCTTGCCACGTGCCTCCTCCATGCGTGTGGCCAGCTCCTGCTCGCGCGCATGATAGCGATGCTCCTCTTGGTTGTTGTGGCAACGTGCGCGTCCCAAATCTTGGCGTGTGGCACACAGATTCGCCTCCAAATCGGCCATCTGCTTCTTCACCTGGCAGAGCTCCTGCTGTGCACGCTCCTTGAGCTCCACTTCAGCCTGCAGCTTATGCTGCAGCTCCTTGCCGCCCTCGTCCTTTTGGACAAACTCCATTTGCGTCTTGTGCAGCGTCGCTTTGGTCGAGTTAAGGTCCTGCGTTGTCTTGGTAAAGTTATTCTCCGTCTCCTTGAGTATGGTGCTTAGACGTGTGCGTTCGTTCTCCAGCGCATGCTTGGACTCCTCCAGATTGCTAATCTTCTGCAGCGCCTCCTCTATGGCGCGCGCTTGTTCACGCTTGGCGCTCTCCACACGCTTCACATGATCGCGCAGCTCCTTGTTGCTTCCAGAGTACTTGTCGCGCTCAATGTTGCTATCAGCCAGCTGGCGGCGAGTGTCCGTCAGCTCCTTGCGCAGAGCCTCAATGTAACCCTCGCCTGTGCAGTGGATCAAGTCAAAATAAAGGTGAGCTTAAGAAAAATAACTTCTCACGTACCTTCTTTGGTCTTGCGCAACGCATCCTGCAGCTCATTGTTGGTGCCCTCCATTTTGTCCTCCTTGAGACGCAGCTCCATCTTGAGCTCCTCGCTCTGGCGGCACAGAGAATCCCGCTCCTCACGTATGCTAGTCAGCTGCAACTCCTGCCGGCGTATGCATTCCTCCAGTTTCACTCTgtggcaaaagaaaaattctAGCTTAGAAAACAAGAAAGTAAACAAGGATCTAAACATTTACTTGATTTCCTCCTCCTTGGTGCGCAAGTGCACGAGCTCATCCTTAAGCTGTGTTATGGCAGCGCGTTGCTTCTCATCGCGTGCATGTGCCTCGCGCTTTTGACGATCCAAGGCCTCTTGCTCGCCTTTAAGATCACGCGACACAGCATCGAGGCGTTCAGCCACCGCCTGCTTGTCCCGATGCGCCATAAGCAGCGCCTGTTGTTTCTCATTTTCGGCGCGTATAAGCGTCTCCTCATGCTGCTGCACCAGACTCTCCAGATGTGCCTGCAACGTGGCCAGGCGCTCCTGCAGTTTCTCAATCTCATCATCCTTGGCTGTTTGCAGCGCTTGCAGTGCCTGTTGCATGCGCTTCTCCAGCGCATTACGCAACTGCAACACCTCGTCGCCATGACGCTTGGCTGCATCCTCTGCTAACGTCTGCAGGCTGGCCAGCTTTTGATTAAATTCACATTCAGCTGCACGCGCCGCATTGAGCAGCTGCGTCTTGGTTTCTTGAGCCTTGCGCTGGCACAGCTCGAGATCCTTTTGCAGACGCGCCACATGATTCTTGAGCGACTCCTCACGCACCAGGGTCTCCTGCAGCTCGCGTTCCAGCTGACTGCGTTTCTCCTCGGTGGCCTCCAGCGTGCTGTTGGTATCAAAGAGGACCGATTCCAGCGATTCCTTTTCAGAGCGCAGCGCCGCCAGCAGTTCGTTCATGCGATGTGTGTCCTTCTCATGCAAGTCAATAACTACCTGTTTCTCCTCTACATCCTTGACCATGTCTTCAATGTTGCGATTGAGGCGATTGTTGGTCTCGCTGGTCTGCTCCAGACGCTGACGCGTGCGCATAAGCTCCTCATTGAGCGCTTCCTTCTTGCGACAGGTGGCTGTCAGCTGGTTGTGTATGTCGCACTTTTCACGCGTCACACAGGCCAGATCCTGCAGTATTTTCTCCTTTTCCAGCTGCAGGCATTTCAACTTCTCGCTGCTGTTTAGATTGTCCGTTTCCAGCTCCAGACGTGCCTTGTCCAGCACTGACAGCTCCTTCTTTAGCTCGCATATCTCAGCAGCTTGATCGTTGGCCTGCAAGCGCAGCTTCTTGCGCTCCTCCTGCGTTTCCATGAGACAATTTTGTGTTGACTTCAGCTCATCGCCAGTGCTGCAGTTATTGCTGGAGAGCTTCTCATGCTTCTCTTGCAGATCACACTTCTCCAGCAGCAGTCTGTCTAGATCGTATTCCAAATCGGATTTCTGCTTTTccagcaaatttattaagttgtCCGActcaatgcgctgctgctccaacAAATCTCTATTCAAGCTAACACGATTTAGTTCCTCCCTCAATGAAATTGTCTCCTCACGCAGCCGACTGCTGCGATCTTCCTCTGATCTGCATTAGGTATGtaactattaatattttgtataaacagCTGGTATAGTAAGCTAACCTTAGATTCATTTCGGTTATGTTCTTATCCTTCAGTATGCGCTGTATCTCTAGCTCCACGGCCTTCTTGTCCTCATCCATGGCATCGATGcgcttttgcaatttgccagcatgcagctgcaacttttcaAACTCGCCACTCAAGTGTTCAAACTAAAAGTTCAAGTATTTTGAAAAACAAGTTTGACTTCtattaataatcaattgtggtaaattaaaatctgttgctaatcaaaaaatatataatcttGAGTATTACTCAAACTAATTCAATCTGCCTTGGACTTctatcaaaataatatttattctttttgccttgtttatattttgtctaTTGCTAAATGGTAAAcagttgcaaaaataaattgttctatacagcaaaaaaataattgtttaccttgctaaactaataataaattcattttgccTTTAGCTGCTTATCTGTACCTGGTGTTACCTCTGTCAcccacacacagctacaatCTATATACTAGATTAGTCTCTCTATTAATTCTATTAAATGTTTTCTAAATGTTTGCAGGCTAATCGCGTAcaagtgttgttgttaaccTTGCTGCCGAGACTTACCGCATTATTGAGATCAGCACGACCCGCTTCCGACTGATTTTTATGGGCACGCACATCTTCCAGCGTCTTTTGTAAACTCTCACGCTCCTGCAGCATTTCCGAAAGTTTGGAATTGCTGGCATCAAGTTTTTCGGTTAATTCTTGCATTTTAGtgctgagcagctgcttggTGCCCTCGCTGGTATCCAGTTGAGACTTGGTCGCACGCAAGGATTCGCTGCTGTGCTGGAACTTGACCTGCATGTCATGCAAGGCCAGCTGATACTTGTGCAAGGCCGCCTGCACTGCGGAAATGGTGCCCTCGGCAAAGGCCTGAGAGGCGCGCATTGAATTGCGTCGCGGCGATTTACCGCCGCCAGCCGCTGCGGAGGCGGAGTCACGTGATAGATGCATGTGCTGAAGGGCGCTGTTGAGCTCGGCATCGTCGCGATCGGCAGTGTCGGCATCTTGGACCACAGCTTGCGCAATCTCGCGTATGGACTTATTTAGACGCTCGATTTCGTCGTTGTAGCGATTGGCCATTGCCGCCTGAGATTCGGCTTGTGCGCAGCGATCCTCGACCTTTTTCAGCTGGTTTATTAGCTCCAGCAGCCGTTGATCACGCTCCATTATCTCATGCCTGGCGCTCTCATATTGCACTTTAAGCGTGGCCAACTGACCCTGCAGCTCATCAACAATGCGACGCGTTTGCTTCAACTCCTCGTCGGCGGCTCGCTTGGCCTGTTGCAGATTAAAAGCCACCGCTGAGTTGGAGCCATTGATGTCCTTGTTGACGCTATTGATCTCCTGCCCCATTTTGTTCACTTCAGCCTTCATGTTGCTTTGCATATCCTTAAAGGCGCGCTTGACGGCCACCACGTCGCGCCACATTTTGAGCAAACGATTCTGTTCGCTATTATAATAGTCCTTGAATGcctgctcctcctccttgAACTCATCCTCCTTCATCATCAGCTCATCTCGCATGCTGCTCCAGTCATTGGTAAGCTTCTGCAAATCATTGGTCAGCGCCTCATTGGTGCGATTAGACTCCACCAGTTGCTGACGCAGCTCATTGTTTTGCGCCAATATCTGCTCGCAGCGTTGGTGTTCCTCTTCCAGCTTGCGGCATAGCTCGCTGCTGCTATCATGAATATAGTCACGACTGCAGCTTGGTGGCGGCGACTCCAAGGAGGAGCTACAGGGCAAACTACTTTGTCCCAGTGTCAGCGATGTAGAGCACTAgaataatgcataattatttattgaataatttagaAACAATGAAaagtatatttaaagctaactGACTCGCGATCCAGGCGCGTCAAAAAGGCAGCAACTGTCATCCAGCGTAACTTAATTTTCAAACTTTCTCAATAAATTATCCTTTATCGATAGATAAAAAGGCgcgaataaaaattaaacgtactgattaaattaaaaaaccagAACATGCAATCGcgagttttataaaattatattgagtACACAGCTTACCATAATCTGACTGTTAGTTGGTCCCGTGGTCAGCTTGGGTGCCGCTGACGTAGGGGGCTTGATGGTGTCATTCATGCGCTCCTCCAAATCGCTGCATCGTTGCCTGTACTGATGAATCTTGGACTGCAGACGACTCACGAGATTGGCCTGATTATGCTGGGCCTGCTTGTAAGTATCCAAACGACGGCGATAACTATGCGATTCATCTGCCAAGCGCTGGCGCAGCTCCTGATTCTGGCGCAGCAGAGCATTGGTAGAACAGTCCGCTGTTGGCGGCGCTGGACTCATCATTCTGGGCGTAAGAGCACCCGTAGGCTGGTTTACGTTATTGTTGGTATTGTGGTTAATATTGCTGTTAAAATGGGGCTGCTCGACACGCCCACGATTGCGTGAGAAGGGCAAACGATTGGGAGTGGAAACAGCAGATTGAGGAGCTGGCAGGTCGACGGCCGTCGGGCAAGGCGTCTGCTTGAAGTTATCGCGATACGCTTGCATCTGTGCAAAGAGTTGGGAGAGAGTGGAAGAAAGTTTCTGATGAATTTGCTTGTGGTTGGCGTGCACAAGGAAAACTTTTACCAAACTTTGCCGCCTACGCCTAATGCTCGATAACTTtgttcaaattgatttattaactCCGCACATTGTTGGCATAAGCCACAACGTTGCCGGAGTGGTAACTATTTCCGGATATATAGTTGATCGCTGGTCGTCATGACAGCTTATGCACAcgtttgtaatatttatttatgcttaggTCTTATAAACAAGCGGGCTCCTCCTGCCAATCGGCAATTCGAATGATATTTCTATGCGAAACATTGCCCACTTGACAATACGAATGCCCAAGGGGTCTGGGTCCTGACACCGTTTGTCACCAAGACAGCAAATTTATCACTCCTTCTGCAGTTGCTAGCTGTCTTGGCTCCCACCCCTGCCACAACATCAAGCATAATAATTTCGTTGTCCtcgtatttatattaataaacagaattgtgattattattttttttttctcattctTATTGGCTGCTCGTTGTTGAAACTTCTTTTGACACGAATCGTCTTCAACTTGCAGCTCCTTACCGAAACTTATTTCCGGCTTTATTCAtatagacaacaacagcatttaaTAGTTTTACCTCATGCTCGACTAGCAGACTATGATTTGGCATGCAATCTAGACTCAAGTTGCTCGACACTGTTCCTGCCTTCTTGCCATGTGGCTCCACTTTCTATTTTAATtgtcttattttttatgcttacaaGCCGATTGAGGTCAACATTAAGACATTATCACGAACATGTCATAGGATAGGGCAAATTTATCATAAAATCTAATCGTTCTCAAATactttgtaaattatatttttttgtttaataatttactgcAGAAAAAGCAGAGCAGAAGTCttagattttttaaaatctaataaatGTTAAGACCAGTCTCTTGTTATAACTTTTACTTGATCATTTTTCTCTTATATTTTTgagatttattataataaatataactttacCTAAAAGGAAACACAAAGTTCTCAAATAGActtcaatttgaaaatgaatGGCAAAGACTTCTTTGAAAACTTCTTTGaaagttttaattgattgTGAATCCTTTAAAGCTcaacaaattaagcataaacacTTACGTTTGGTTATATCTCCAACCGATATCGGTGCACACAAACcgttaatatttaatgtcaaataaattagtatAAAGCGCGCAATGCGCCAATGTTGTTAACTGATTGAGCTTCAATTGAATACTCATCAAGTAATTGTGCGGCTTATTCGAAGACACCCCGTTTAACTCAAAGCCACACCCACTTCTAAGCACAAGCACTTCAGCACATCACCCGTAACCGTCTTTGTGCTACGGCAATTGACACAATTTTGCAAGAAATGCGGAAAATACGCAACTAATGTGTGACTCCCCAAGTCTTAAGAAAGGACGAACCGCCTTAGCGCACTGTGGAGCACAAACGACTGAGCGCCAAAAGTTCTGCGGTTGTCTATTAAACTTCGACTTTGGGCCTTTGAAGGGAGCTTGGgtaaaataaacattgaatTAACAAATTCCTCGTTACCAGGAGCAACCAACATTGATTGCAATTGCGAACTCCTCATTGAAGGCGTTACAGCTCAACACAAATATGGAAAGCCACAATTACTTATGCTCcgagcaacaaatgcaaattgttagtGAAAGCCAGTTCTGTGGGTGGTGTTCATTGTGGTTTGTGCATCTCGCTTTGTTGGCCACCATGCTCATGGCTCTAACTGCGTATAATAAGTCAATAAGCTagagcaataaatttcaagcacTGAACCCTTTCTTTCGTTCTCAACCACCTTAGTCACAGTATTTTATGCTAATGACTGAAACTACCATAAAAAGGGTTggcataacttttatttagaTCGCATTCAGATTTATGAATGTTATgttctaatttatatatatgtttcattacatattttatgctgAAATTCAAGCCAAATATGTCagtttttcatataaattattatcaaaaCTTGAGCTTAATGCTTAGTTGAGGTCAAAGCTAAGCAATCGAAAAACTAGACACGTCTGGggattttgtgatttttaaaactaaagcgCATTTCAAATAgactttttatatacaaagtttttaacttacaaattaaattatgattatttaagAAGCTTGCGCAATTACAAATCCATTTTGCCGGCACGCGCCCTTATTCTAAATGCATATGCGCACTTAAAAGGGGGCTTAAGGGCTGATTTCGACTATTCGACTTTTTACAGAACTATAATTTTCtgagttatatattttaaagatattttttgttattaaaagagctcaatttgttatgcaaaattttactACAGTCCAAGCCActggcatatatattttgcattgccagcagcacagGGCTTGAACCGGGGTAGGTTATCAGTTATGGAAAGGTGCTGGCTGCTCCACACTCACTATCTGGATTGCATATGAAAAGTACATAGATTATACAACACGTTGCAAGGTGCACGTCCAGTAGAGAACgccattaaatataaatatttgaagaaaTGTTTCAAAAGAAATTACGCAAATTATCAGCAAtgatttctaatttatttatatacaatatatatttttgcgtCAAATCGCCTTAACCTTTAAGCACTTTGCACAGAtattgcaatatataaattgcattgcttatATAACTGTATTTTGTGTGTTCTTTCGAGAACACAACTATAGATCCTGATAAAGCCAGAGGTGTGCTGCTTCACTTTCTGTTTTAGTACAGCTCAAAGGTATGGCAGTCAGACAGTCGCATTGCGATAATACCGCTTCGAACTGAATAATATGTGTAGGTGTGTgactattttgttgttgtcagagcataagtttatttgttaataatacttAGTTGttgtgctgcggctgctgctgtcgcttgctTAATGACTGTTGGGTTCATAGTCAGACTCTTATCAGCTGCCGACAGAGTCGCCACTTCCAGCCATGATGCCGCAAGAGTCTGACTGAAATGGGTTTGAGTACCTATTTAAGTACAAGTATagtatacaatatacatatatagtaagtacacacatgtatataagGTGCAAAGTACACAGAGCAGACGGCGGCGCAGCGATTACTGCAGgtttaattgcaattacgGAACTAAATATTATGTCAAATGACAACTGAATTAGCcttacaatttgttattacATTGTGGGCATTATGTGGACACTTGCACTTAATCATTTGGGGCACGTGCTTTGATGTAGAGTTTTCGGTAAAAGCCGCTGGCAACAGCGCTAGACCTTGagatgaaaataatattaaattcagtttGTCTGTTGGGTATGAGCTCGACTTGTGCAtacgctttatttataaatgaatagcATTGAATACTTAGCAATATGATATCTTATAGAATTAGGGCTTAAATGTTCAACAacatagaaaattaaaaaaagcacaaacataaatttttttaagtatttcaaaatatgtatatacattgtCAAAAATTGTTCAACCTATTGTTAGACttacatttattaatgttGATTCATTGGAATGTGTTTTATCCTTTTGAAACTTCTATTGAGTGGAGCATAACTGTATAGACTTTTCTATCTGTCGAACTTTGTAATACTCCCGCCTGGAATACATGTTCAAGAACAGGGTATATCAACAGCCGCAGGCAACGTGCGCAAATTGCAAgcatgtgcaaaaaaaaaaaaatgctcaatGCATGTTTATACTAGTAGCTATGGCTATATACCTAGTACCGACCATATCTctgactgcacacacacacacgaacacacacatacagtaaGCATATATACAATCAATACATATCAGCGATCGTATGCGCACCTAGCAGCCTAGAAGGTCTTAAGTATAGCTCCTGTTGAATCGGCGCTTTAGTTAGATTTCGAATTTCGCCAGCATTGCACGGGAGAGACAACGAATTGTTCAGATCGAGCGTGTTGAGATTACAGAGAGTGAGAATATAAACGAGTTTTTCATGCGTGTGCGCGTTTCTAGTATATAAAGGAATATGTCGCAGACACTAGATGATCTGTTAATGCGACAGGAGCATGCGCGTAAGCTGCGTCTGGTCACGCGCGCCAAGTTTCGTCGCATTAACTCATTGGATCGCATACCGGAGCACCCGAGCCAAGATGAATCCGAGGAGGAGCAGCCGCATCGTCACTTTGTTACCTTGCGGCGCCAACGCACGGCAGACGGCAGTCTCCTGCGTAGCCATGTGCCCGCAGCAGCGCCGGAAACAGCatcagccaacagcagcaggggCAGCCTGTTGCTCTTTGGACCGCAATTGTTGATGCGTCTGCTGATGACGCTCGTGcgctatatactatatataccgCTGTCTATAGCGGCGCCCAGCTTTTGGCTATCGGCGCTGCTTTGGATCTTTTGGAAGCTGCTGCGTGTGCCCATAGCGCTGTTCAAGTGGCTGCTGGCGGACGAcgagcagcaggagcagccgcagctgcagcgccgccAGCGCACTGTGCTTctcagctgtggcagcagcatacAGACGCTGCATCTGGCGCGGAACTTCTATGGCTCGGGCGCACGCGTTGTGGTCTTTGAGTTTGAGGGCTTGTTTGGACTGGCGCGTTTCTCCACGAGCGTGGACAAGTTCTATGTCGTGCCGcgtcccagcagcagcaatgcggAGCAGTACATAGCGGCGCTTTGTCATATTGTGCGCAAGGAGCGACCAACAGTCTATGTGCCGGTTGCAGCCACAAGTCCGGCTTACTATGATGCTTTGGCCAAGCCGCATCTGGAGCTGTTGGGCTGTGCTAGCTTTGTGCCGAGCGTGCAGGAAACACAGCAGCTTGACGACTGTCTGCAGTTGTTTCAGCGCTGCGAGGCACAACGCATAGCGCTGCCGGCGCATTTGGTTATCACAGCACgagagcaactgcagcagttgTACGAGCGTGAATTTGTCGGTGGCTATAGGCATATACTAATGGCCTGCGGCATGCAGGGCGTGATGGAGCGACACAAGTATATACTACCCAGTCGACGCTCGgaattgcaaaagtttaatcAGCACGAGATTAGCGAACAGCAGCCCTGGCTGCTGGTGCGTGATCAGCCGGGTTATCATCATTATGTCACCTGTACGACGGTCAAAGACTCGCAGGTGGTGGCGAACGTCAGTTGCCGTGTGGAGCAGCGTACAAAGAATTTCATACCAGTGCAGCGAGAGGACGAGGCGCAGATTGAGCTTTGGCTGCGCAGTTTTTTCGCCAAGATGCGCTTTCAGCGCAGCATTAATGGCCATATAAGCTTTCGCTTGGCGAAGTCTCCGAAGCATGGCGGCCAATTTGTGCCGCTGGGCGTCAGACTGGGCGTGGCACTTCCCTATATATGCCACAATCGTTCGCATGCGCAGGTGCTCTGCCGTGCCATCAAATGCATGTGCATACATAGGCGTGGCGTGGatctccagcagcagcagccacagcaggagttgagctggagctggagctggtcAACGCTGGAGCGCAGTACGTCGACAGCGCCGCTGGATAAACGAGAGGCATTGTTTGCCTATTGGGATCCGCTGCCCTATTGCGCCTACTATCACTTTCAGCTGCCGCTGGAGTCCGTTAAGCTATTTTTGCAGCGACGAAATCGCGGCGAGACCAAAAGTTTATCGCCGCGCATCGCAGCGCCGGTTCATTGAACGACGCACTGCAGCAAGAGCCGGCTGGAGACAGTGCCAGCCAGCGACAGCGAGAGAGATTACACAGACtgaacaattaattatatacatataataacacataaaaaacaaccacacacacacacacacacaagcatatatgcttttaatttttgttgtcgttttctttttttttctgttttgtttacttgaaAGCATCAATGGGGTTCAACATCTATCTAAGCAGATTAGGCACGTAAACAtaaaacacatgcacacgaacacacacactcacacacatgtagGCCTAAGCTTGGCATATTAAATTTACGTTGTAAACAATTCATAGGCATTAAAAACTTTGAATTTACccattgttttattatttattttcaattgatttcaCACATTTTCCACGTTCATTGTACAAAACACAACTGACCAGGCGCTGTTGTCCTTACTAGCCTTGTTGGTGGTGGTTTAAGCcgtctccttttttttttgtttatatacacgTTGCTTGGCAACGGCTTTGGGTCAGCTTTATTGTGGTTAGCTTAGTCACTAACATTATGCTAATCAGTGATATTCTAAACTACCACAATTACTGGAGCAGAACACTACTAAACAGGACAATCTAAGAGAAGAACTCCTGAAAGAAGCAAACTAtgccaataaattaatttattaaataaataaataaaagtttatttgtatttactttataGTAGAATGCCGTCAAATACCTTTTCACTATTTCAATagttttttgatatatatatttttttaagaaatcCAGATTTCACCTTCccgcaatttataaatttttttaaaaccaaatttgaaaattcttATCGAAAATAAGAATATCGATACTTAACGGTGCCCTAATTTGAATTCAGTGTCACAGTTTTAATCAGCTGTTCTCCAGTTTGACAGTAACTGCTCTGCAGTTTTATGGTCACCGCTCTCGAATTGGATTTTGGTGAATAAGGTGGAGTGCTTGTGTAGTGCTGCATAGCGACAAGCGGTTCGTCGgtaaaaagaatgaaaaaagTATATTGTTGGCTTtgatatagcttatatatatattaatcttGTGACGCGACATGAGCAACGGTCCAAATGATGTTTCAAGCGATGGCCGTGGTCGTGGAGCTGGACAGGCTGGCAGCGGCATAGCCAGCGCCGTTTCCATAAACATTGAGAGTGATGCCGACGACAATGAGTCAACTACAGCTGAGAACGATTGTTTGCTGCCTACGCCGATGGTGCCCTTGTCGACGCTAACCTACGCACAACAAATGGCCGGAACGACGGCCATCAATATG encodes:
- the LOC108601556 gene encoding rootletin codes for the protein MQAYRDNFKQTPCPTAVDLPAPQSAVSTPNRLPFSRNRGRVEQPHFNSNINHNTNNNVNQPTGALTPRMMSPAPPTADCSTNALLRQNQELRQRLADESHSYRRRLDTYKQAQHNQANLVSRLQSKIHQYRQRCSDLEERMNDTIKPPTSAAPKLTTGPTNSQIMCSTSLTLGQSSLPCSSSLESPPPSCSRDYIHDSSSELCRKLEEEHQRCEQILAQNNELRQQLVESNRTNEALTNDLQKLTNDWSSMRDELMMKEDEFKEEEQAFKDYYNSEQNRLLKMWRDVVAVKRAFKDMQSNMKAEVNKMGQEINSVNKDINGSNSAVAFNLQQAKRAADEELKQTRRIVDELQGQLATLKVQYESARHEIMERDQRLLELINQLKKVEDRCAQAESQAAMANRYNDEIERLNKSIREIAQAVVQDADTADRDDAELNSALQHMHLSRDSASAAAGGGKSPRRNSMRASQAFAEGTISAVQAALHKYQLALHDMQVKFQHSSESLRATKSQLDTSEGTKQLLSTKMQELTEKLDASNSKLSEMLQERESLQKTLEDVRAHKNQSEAGRADLNNAFEHLSGEFEKLQLHAGKLQKRIDAMDEDKKAVELEIQRILKDKNITEMNLRSEEDRSSRLREETISLREELNRVSLNRDLLEQQRIESDNLINLLEKQKSDLEYDLDRLLLEKCDLQEKHEKLSSNNCSTGDELKSTQNCLMETQEERKKLRLQANDQAAEICELKKELSVLDKARLELETDNLNSSEKLKCLQLEKEKILQDLACVTREKCDIHNQLTATCRKKEALNEELMRTRQRLEQTSETNNRLNRNIEDMVKDVEEKQVVIDLHEKDTHRMNELLAALRSEKESLESVLFDTNSTLEATEEKRSQLERELQETLVREESLKNHVARLQKDLELCQRKAQETKTQLLNAARAAECEFNQKLASLQTLAEDAAKRHGDEVLQLRNALEKRMQQALQALQTAKDDEIEKLQERLATLQAHLESLVQQHEETLIRAENEKQQALLMAHRDKQAVAERLDAVSRDLKGEQEALDRQKREAHARDEKQRAAITQLKDELVHLRTKEEEIKVKLEECIRRQELQLTSIREERDSLCRQSEELKMELRLKEDKMEGTNNELQDALRKTKEGEGYIEALRKELTDTRRQLADSNIERDKYSGSNKELRDHVKRVESAKREQARAIEEALQKISNLEESKHALENERTRLSTILKETENNFTKTTQDLNSTKATLHKTQMEFVQKDEGGKELQHKLQAEVELKERAQQELCQVKKQMADLEANLCATRQDLGRARCHNNQEEHRYHAREQELATRMEEARGKEKRLEDQKHNLEVCLADATQQIQELKARLGGAEGRIRALDEQLACVELHKRDSEHKLSSVVHTLRRIAGIQVDGSVNLSHRLLSPARRYSPSRSMGDYDTRSTSQCPDGPIDVDPDLVRKGVRNLMHQVAQLEREKDDYKSQLGVAKKQLQDAAEQQLRCDAKLGKLQAMLRQLQEEKSNLETDRKMKISALQALDEKLKQRSDECQVLRERLAQTELQLAATSEENGQNEERLEKCRQQCGKLDHDKRLLQEELAKVEGRATKLDLQRVALEGDLTRLQMALQEKDCNLRQVSERLEQQTRAQAQLEDRCSALKSAVDQLKERLQKSALSETQLRGELKTQQQQLSEQGHCAQANEDKLKLLQKTLQTTENEKRILNERLDSAQTNLNELRRSQQAQLDGNQRLQEQVTELEVQRSALESQLRIAKWQQESGDKGNDNGNGNGGGVEEELNRQLKSTQREKSELRSKLQTLQDKVKQLECERKSKFAGGNAYERAEKQSNYGYGATDAGEYDSNRFNDTGNTGYSCGLDHATIEQESRDLRLKVRRLETLLAEKESELARCKARMHDGNKCDSLDTDRYRSAQMHAEKVLDAREQSHKQQVLRLENQISMLREQLAQEAKRRQQYVLRSSKANREMQHLRSTLGDSLRNVSQHPVDAHLLESESRRLDSAVSMSLPPSSCRDYDRD